Proteins from a genomic interval of Chroococcidiopsis thermalis PCC 7203:
- the cobW gene encoding cobalamin biosynthesis protein CobW has protein sequence MATKIPVTVVTGFLGSGKTTLIRHLLQNNQGRRIAILVNEFGELGIDGELLKSCQVCPEEAKGEDSLPQIVELTNGCLCCTVQEEFLPTMLELLKRRDSIDCIAIETSGLALPKPLVKAFRWHEIRNAATVDAVVTVVDCAAVAAGTFASNPQAIEVQRQADESLEHETPLQELFEDQLACADLVVLNKTDLIDATTQAEVLKLVQQELPRQVKMVTSDRGQIEPTILLGFQAAAEDDLSNRPSHHDTEEDHEHEEEITSTHVVLNRTFEPNALQNQLQVLAKEQDIYRIKGFVAVANKPMRLVLQGVGTRFDQFYDRLWQPEEMPQTRLVFIGRSLNPTTIESQLVALPN, from the coding sequence ATGGCTACAAAAATTCCCGTTACAGTCGTTACTGGTTTCTTAGGCAGCGGCAAAACAACTCTCATCCGTCATTTGTTGCAAAATAATCAGGGACGGCGCATTGCTATTTTAGTCAATGAGTTTGGCGAGTTGGGGATAGATGGGGAATTACTGAAATCTTGCCAGGTTTGTCCAGAAGAGGCGAAAGGTGAAGATAGCTTACCTCAGATTGTGGAATTAACAAATGGTTGTCTGTGCTGTACGGTACAAGAAGAATTCTTGCCGACAATGCTGGAGTTATTAAAACGCCGAGATAGTATAGATTGCATTGCGATCGAAACTTCTGGGTTAGCTTTACCAAAACCATTGGTGAAAGCTTTTCGCTGGCACGAGATCCGCAATGCTGCTACGGTGGATGCAGTGGTGACGGTGGTAGATTGTGCTGCTGTTGCCGCCGGAACGTTTGCTAGCAATCCGCAGGCGATTGAGGTACAAAGACAGGCAGATGAGAGTTTAGAACACGAAACCCCATTACAGGAATTATTTGAAGACCAGTTGGCTTGTGCAGATTTAGTTGTATTGAATAAAACTGACTTGATTGATGCAACAACGCAAGCCGAAGTTTTAAAGTTGGTGCAACAAGAACTACCGCGACAGGTAAAAATGGTAACAAGCGATCGCGGTCAAATCGAGCCTACAATTTTGTTGGGTTTTCAAGCTGCGGCTGAAGATGATTTGTCCAATCGTCCCAGCCATCACGACACGGAAGAAGACCACGAACACGAAGAAGAAATTACTTCAACCCATGTTGTGTTAAATCGCACATTTGAACCTAATGCTTTACAAAACCAGTTGCAAGTATTAGCAAAAGAACAAGATATTTATCGGATTAAAGGTTTTGTCGCTGTTGCAAATAAACCGATGCGTCTGGTTTTACAAGGCGTGGGAACCCGATTTGACCAATTTTACGATCGCTTGTGGCAACCTGAAGAAATGCCGCAAACTCGATTGGTTTTTATCGGTCGCAGTCTCAATCCTACTACAATTGAATCTCAATTAGTAGCTTTGCCGAACTAA
- a CDS encoding ATP-binding protein, with amino-acid sequence MDWSLQSLDRNNASASQSEELTIVETVDLTNCDREPIQIPGSIQPHGVLFVLQEPDLIVVQVSKNVSDIIQVSAQELLDKPLNNLLNLKHINSIKQCLSQEFDSVNPLKIAIKSQNKTLVFDGIIHRNIDNLLVLEIESRRTNKSRDFFDFYHLVKNPIDRMQKVDTLAEMCQIAVKEVRKLTNFDRVMVYRFNSEGAGTVIAEDKREDLTSYLGLNYPASDIPKQAKHLYTLNLLRLVPDVNYEPVEIISTDSDNNKTLDLSLSILRSVSPIHIEYLKNMGVGASMSISLVKNKKLWGLIACHHSAANYLTCEVRTACEFLGQVMSLELATKEDNEGMDYKIKLNSILSKFVEIIPQDENFVESLLQNRINLLELTASEGAAICADSQVWLVGKTPSETEIQELIQWLEPQMHNDVYCTDSLPKVYQPATKFKDSASGLLATAISKSQNDYILWFRPEVIQTVNWGGNPHKPVEIQQDGSLRLSPRQSFELWQETVKLKSLPWQQCEIDVAVELRSAIVGIVLRKAAELARINSELERTNSELDAFAYIASHDLKEPLRGIHNYSSFLLEDYADILNEDGAFKLQTLVRLTQRMEDLIESLLHFSRLGRIELSFQKTNLNELVSNVVDVLNISLKEERANIRISQTLPIVECDRVQVSEVFSNLIGNAIKYNNKEDKSVEIGYLESENSSNDSQINSFVFYVRDNGIGIREKHLETIFRIFKRLHAPNRYGGGTGAGLTIAKKIVERHGGKIWVESTYGEGSTFYFTLHG; translated from the coding sequence ATGGATTGGTCATTACAATCGCTAGATCGAAATAACGCCAGTGCTTCACAATCGGAGGAGTTGACGATCGTCGAAACGGTTGATTTGACGAATTGCGATCGCGAACCGATTCAGATTCCTGGTTCTATCCAGCCTCACGGTGTACTTTTTGTCCTACAAGAACCTGACTTAATCGTTGTACAAGTTAGTAAGAATGTTTCCGATATCATTCAAGTTTCAGCTCAAGAATTACTAGATAAACCATTAAATAATCTACTTAATTTAAAGCATATTAATTCGATAAAACAATGTTTATCGCAGGAATTTGATAGTGTAAATCCCTTAAAAATAGCCATAAAATCTCAAAACAAAACTCTAGTTTTTGATGGAATTATTCATCGCAATATAGATAACTTACTGGTTCTAGAAATAGAATCAAGAAGAACGAATAAAAGTAGAGACTTTTTTGATTTTTATCATTTAGTCAAAAACCCGATCGATCGGATGCAAAAGGTAGATACTTTAGCAGAGATGTGCCAAATTGCTGTGAAAGAAGTCAGAAAACTGACGAACTTCGATCGCGTCATGGTTTATCGCTTTAATTCTGAAGGTGCTGGCACGGTTATAGCGGAAGATAAACGCGAAGATTTGACTTCTTATCTTGGCTTAAACTATCCTGCTTCCGATATTCCTAAGCAAGCCAAGCATCTTTATACCTTAAATCTCCTCCGACTCGTTCCCGATGTCAATTACGAACCTGTAGAAATTATTTCTACCGATTCAGATAACAATAAGACTTTGGATTTGAGTCTTAGTATTTTACGTAGCGTTTCTCCGATCCATATTGAGTATTTAAAAAATATGGGAGTCGGCGCTTCTATGTCCATTTCTTTGGTGAAAAATAAAAAATTATGGGGATTGATTGCCTGCCATCATTCCGCAGCTAATTATCTCACTTGTGAAGTCCGTACTGCTTGCGAGTTTTTGGGTCAAGTCATGTCTTTGGAACTGGCTACCAAAGAAGATAATGAAGGCATGGACTACAAGATTAAACTCAATTCAATATTATCAAAATTTGTTGAAATTATTCCTCAAGACGAAAATTTTGTTGAGAGTTTACTCCAAAATCGAATCAATTTATTAGAGTTGACTGCTAGCGAGGGAGCTGCTATTTGTGCAGACAGTCAGGTATGGCTAGTTGGTAAAACACCCAGTGAAACAGAAATTCAAGAATTAATTCAATGGCTTGAACCTCAAATGCATAATGACGTATACTGCACGGACTCGCTGCCAAAAGTTTATCAACCAGCGACAAAATTTAAAGATAGTGCGAGTGGTTTGTTAGCAACGGCTATCTCCAAAAGTCAAAATGATTACATTCTTTGGTTTCGTCCTGAAGTGATTCAAACTGTGAATTGGGGTGGTAATCCTCATAAACCAGTTGAGATACAACAAGATGGAAGTTTACGCTTATCCCCGCGTCAATCTTTTGAATTGTGGCAAGAAACAGTAAAATTAAAATCTCTACCTTGGCAACAATGCGAAATTGATGTAGCAGTAGAACTGAGAAGTGCAATTGTAGGTATTGTGCTGCGTAAAGCAGCGGAATTAGCACGAATTAATAGTGAGTTAGAACGGACTAATAGCGAGCTTGATGCCTTTGCATATATTGCTTCCCACGATTTGAAAGAGCCGTTACGAGGAATTCATAACTACTCTAGCTTTCTGCTTGAAGATTATGCAGATATTCTGAATGAAGACGGCGCATTTAAACTGCAAACTTTGGTACGTTTGACGCAGCGAATGGAGGATTTGATTGAATCTCTACTTCACTTCTCGCGGTTAGGAAGGATAGAACTTTCGTTCCAGAAAACGAATTTGAATGAATTGGTTAGTAATGTCGTTGATGTACTAAATATTAGTTTGAAAGAAGAGAGAGCTAATATTCGCATTTCTCAGACTTTACCAATTGTTGAATGCGATCGCGTCCAAGTTAGTGAAGTTTTTAGCAATTTAATTGGCAATGCAATTAAATACAACAACAAAGAAGATAAATCTGTAGAAATCGGCTATTTAGAGTCTGAAAATAGCTCTAACGATAGCCAAATTAATTCCTTTGTTTTCTATGTTAGAGATAACGGTATTGGAATTAGAGAAAAGCATTTAGAGACTATTTTTCGCATATTTAAGCGATTACATGCACCGAATCGATATGGAGGTGGAACAGGCGCTGGTTTAACCATTGCCAAGAAAATTGTAGAGCGTCATGGCGGGAAAATTTGGGTGGAATCAACTTATGGAGAAGGTAGTACGTTTTATTTTACATTGCACGGTTAA
- a CDS encoding response regulator codes for MTSRSTQPLLLIEDSDEDFEAFGRIMRQLSVINPIHRCIDGDDALDYLYHDGEYADLERVLRPAIIVLDLNLPGTDGREVLEQIKQDEELKIIPIVVFTTSSNPKDVEVCYRYGVNGYIIKPMDVKKLMHTIQILIQYWFEVVILPHRRRY; via the coding sequence ATGACTAGTAGATCGACCCAACCATTGCTGTTAATTGAAGATAGCGATGAAGATTTTGAAGCTTTCGGGCGGATAATGCGGCAGTTATCCGTTATCAATCCTATTCATCGCTGTATTGATGGTGACGATGCATTAGACTATTTATATCATGATGGCGAGTACGCCGATCTAGAGCGAGTACTTCGTCCAGCAATTATCGTCCTTGATTTAAATCTACCAGGTACAGATGGACGGGAAGTACTGGAACAGATCAAGCAAGACGAGGAGTTAAAAATAATTCCTATTGTAGTATTTACAACATCTTCCAATCCAAAAGACGTGGAGGTTTGTTATCGCTATGGCGTGAATGGCTACATCATTAAACCAATGGATGTGAAAAAATTAATGCATACGATTCAAATTCTCATTCAATATTGGTTTGAAGTCGTGATTCTACCTCATAGGAGGAGGTATTGA
- a CDS encoding PAS domain S-box protein: protein MSFERTVLIVDDSPEDRETYRRFLLTDDRYQYIFLETDYGENGLEVCKLVQPDAILLDFHLPDIDGIEFLCELKTQFGKMQLPVIMLTGRGNEDVAVQAMKSGAADYLVKGKTTSENLRLAIHNILERDRLQQQLEQSEDRFRTSIENMLDCFGIYKCLRDESGKIVDFIVEYVNAAACTNNRMTAAEQIGKKLCEILPFHRETGLFNEYCRVVETGAPLTKEDLIYSDRFNQEYLTRAFDIRANKLGDGFVASWRDITDRKRSEERLRLLESVVVNANDAVIITAIAPLEEPGPRIVYVNQAFTDLTGYTCEEVVGRSPRFLQGAKTDKAALKRIRDALQAKKPVQEELINYCKDGSEFWVEISITPIADAAGQYTHFVAIQRNISDRKQAEMILRETRHLIEQIAVTIPDILYIHDLKERRNVYINRQVTEVLGYTPEAICQLGTVGLQSLMHPEDLALLPAHLRRFDGVGDREVLEFEYRMQHANGEWRWLCSRESVFTRNSDGSVQQILGTAQDVTARKQVEIELRRSQERIQRTLETSQIGIGFGSSNGDVLEMNDTLLSILGYTRDEFRNSKLSWRDMSPPEYAEIDRQAMEQLELTGSIKAIEKEVIRKDGTRLPILISATRLQGEVEEHIAFIVDLSDRKRAEIALRNSEERLRLAFAATQMGSWDWDISTGSITWSDNMEAMFGLTPGEFDGSYEMFESRLHPEDRDRVLEAIDSAVNTGADYNIEFRVVFPNGTVRWAQSKGQVFYDRTGKAVRMTGVDLDITDCKHSEVENARMLELAQQAQREAEAANRAKDEFVAMVSHDLRSPLNAILGWAKLLRTRQVNAETTARALDAIERNAQSQAKLLEDLLDVSRMIRGKLELQESQFDLVSLVEESVETTFLAASAKQIHLEFRIPNSEFRIPISGDRDRLQQVLGNLLSNAIKFTPEGGKIEVQLSLLISSHNHQLPTTNYQLSTTNYAQIQVIDTGNGISPEFLPHVFDRFRQAQSPNKQGGLGLGLAIARHIVELHGGTIHAASLGVGQGATFTIQLPLMPPK from the coding sequence ATGAGTTTTGAGAGAACAGTGCTCATCGTTGATGATTCTCCTGAAGATCGAGAAACATACCGTCGCTTCTTACTTACTGACGATCGCTACCAGTACATATTTTTAGAAACAGATTATGGTGAGAATGGACTAGAAGTATGCAAACTAGTACAGCCAGATGCTATTTTGTTAGACTTTCACCTCCCTGATATTGACGGTATTGAGTTTTTATGCGAGTTAAAAACTCAATTTGGTAAAATGCAATTACCTGTAATTATGCTGACGGGACGAGGAAATGAAGATGTTGCCGTGCAAGCAATGAAAAGTGGTGCGGCTGACTATTTGGTAAAAGGAAAAACCACGTCAGAAAATCTTCGTTTAGCAATTCATAATATTTTAGAACGCGATCGCCTACAACAGCAATTAGAACAAAGCGAAGACAGATTTCGCACTTCAATTGAAAACATGCTCGATTGCTTTGGCATCTACAAATGCTTGCGTGATGAATCGGGTAAAATTGTAGATTTTATTGTCGAGTACGTGAATGCGGCAGCTTGTACTAATAACCGCATGACAGCAGCAGAACAAATTGGTAAAAAACTCTGTGAAATTTTGCCTTTTCATCGAGAGACTGGATTATTTAATGAATATTGTCGGGTGGTAGAGACAGGCGCACCTCTGACAAAAGAAGACTTAATTTACTCAGATAGATTTAACCAAGAATATTTAACCAGAGCCTTTGATATCCGAGCAAATAAATTGGGCGATGGTTTTGTGGCTTCCTGGCGAGATATCACCGATCGCAAACGCTCTGAAGAACGTTTGCGATTACTAGAATCTGTCGTTGTCAATGCTAACGATGCCGTCATCATAACCGCGATCGCTCCTTTAGAGGAGCCAGGACCGCGAATCGTATATGTGAATCAAGCATTCACTGACTTAACTGGCTATACCTGTGAAGAAGTTGTAGGCAGATCGCCGCGTTTTCTCCAAGGTGCTAAAACCGATAAAGCAGCACTCAAGCGTATTCGGGATGCCTTACAAGCCAAAAAGCCAGTACAAGAAGAACTGATCAATTATTGTAAGGATGGCTCGGAATTTTGGGTAGAGATTAGCATTACACCCATAGCGGATGCCGCAGGGCAGTACACTCATTTTGTCGCCATTCAACGCAACATAAGCGATCGCAAGCAAGCAGAAATGATATTGCGAGAGACTCGGCATTTGATCGAGCAAATTGCCGTGACTATCCCTGACATTTTATATATTCACGATTTAAAAGAGCGGCGAAATGTCTATATAAATCGACAAGTTACTGAAGTGCTTGGGTATACGCCAGAAGCAATTTGCCAACTCGGAACGGTGGGATTGCAAAGCCTGATGCACCCTGAAGATCTTGCTTTATTGCCCGCACACTTACGAAGATTCGATGGAGTTGGAGATCGTGAAGTTCTGGAATTCGAGTACCGAATGCAGCACGCTAACGGTGAATGGCGGTGGCTGTGCAGCCGAGAAAGCGTGTTTACCAGAAACAGCGATGGTTCGGTTCAGCAAATTCTCGGTACGGCTCAAGACGTTACCGCACGCAAGCAGGTAGAGATAGAACTACGTCGCAGTCAAGAACGTATCCAACGCACGCTAGAAACATCTCAAATTGGCATTGGCTTTGGTTCATCTAATGGTGATGTTTTAGAGATGAACGATACGCTGTTGTCGATCCTGGGTTATACCCGCGACGAGTTTCGCAATTCTAAACTGAGTTGGCGGGATATGAGTCCGCCAGAGTATGCCGAGATAGATCGGCAGGCAATGGAGCAGCTAGAATTGACTGGCAGCATCAAAGCAATAGAGAAAGAAGTTATTCGCAAAGATGGGACGCGCCTACCAATTTTAATTAGTGCTACGCGCTTGCAAGGTGAGGTAGAAGAACATATTGCCTTTATCGTAGATCTCAGCGATCGCAAACGAGCCGAGATTGCCCTGCGCAACAGTGAAGAACGATTGCGGCTGGCTTTTGCCGCAACTCAGATGGGAAGTTGGGATTGGGACATTTCAACTGGTAGCATCACTTGGTCTGACAACATGGAAGCCATGTTTGGCTTAACTCCAGGGGAGTTTGACGGTTCTTACGAAATGTTTGAATCGCGACTGCACCCAGAAGATCGAGATCGCGTGCTAGAGGCAATTGACAGCGCCGTCAATACGGGAGCAGACTACAACATCGAATTTCGAGTTGTTTTTCCTAATGGTACAGTTCGTTGGGCGCAGAGCAAAGGACAGGTTTTCTACGATCGAACGGGTAAAGCCGTCCGTATGACAGGAGTTGATTTAGATATTACCGATTGCAAACACAGCGAAGTAGAAAACGCTCGTATGCTGGAACTAGCTCAGCAAGCACAGAGAGAAGCTGAAGCTGCTAACCGTGCTAAAGATGAGTTTGTGGCAATGGTATCTCACGATTTGCGCTCTCCCCTGAATGCGATTCTGGGTTGGGCAAAACTGCTGAGGACTCGTCAGGTGAATGCTGAAACCACTGCCCGCGCCTTAGACGCGATCGAACGTAATGCTCAATCTCAAGCAAAATTGCTCGAAGATCTGTTAGACGTGTCGCGCATGATTCGCGGCAAACTAGAACTCCAAGAGAGTCAGTTCGATTTAGTTTCCCTTGTAGAAGAGTCGGTTGAAACTACTTTTCTTGCTGCTAGCGCCAAGCAGATTCATTTAGAATTCCGAATTCCGAATTCCGAATTCCGAATTCCAATCTCTGGCGATCGCGATCGCTTGCAACAAGTCTTGGGTAACTTACTCTCAAACGCAATTAAATTTACTCCCGAAGGTGGCAAAATTGAAGTTCAGTTATCGTTATTAATTAGTAGTCACAACCACCAATTACCAACTACCAATTACCAATTATCAACTACCAACTACGCCCAAATTCAAGTGATCGATACGGGCAATGGTATCAGTCCTGAGTTTTTGCCCCACGTCTTCGATCGCTTCCGTCAAGCCCAGAGTCCTAATAAGCAAGGAGGATTGGGACTGGGATTGGCGATCGCCCGTCACATCGTAGAATTGCATGGTGGTACAATTCACGCTGCCAGTCTTGGCGTGGGACAAGGAGCAACGTTTACGATCCAGTTGCCATTAATGCCTCCAAAGTAG
- a CDS encoding ribokinase, translating into MNSIIVFGSINIDLVSKTPRLPLPGETLTGHSFVTAPGGKGANQAVAIAKLGVPSYMVGRVGGDNFGRELLASLQAAGVRTENVLVDESISSGVAAIAVDDNGENQIIITPGANGRVDETDVERLQSVLKILSRPPSQRKGTNSPPSQGGLGGSRPPSQGELEKSISPPSQGGLGGSILLLQLEIPLSAVITAAQVAKAAGIQVILDPAPAQNLPDELYPLIDIITPNETEAGRLVGFTVDGRETATEAARALLQKGVGNAIVKLGAKGVICATQAETFFTPAFSVTAVDTVAAGDAFNGGLAAALVEGLPLRQAVVWGAAAGALAATKPGAQSAMCDRPTLEALMATGS; encoded by the coding sequence ATGAACTCTATTATCGTATTCGGTAGTATCAATATCGATCTAGTTAGTAAAACACCCAGATTACCTTTACCTGGAGAAACTCTGACGGGACATAGTTTTGTCACCGCGCCAGGGGGAAAAGGCGCAAATCAAGCAGTTGCGATCGCCAAATTGGGCGTTCCCTCATACATGGTAGGGCGTGTTGGCGGAGATAATTTCGGTCGGGAATTATTAGCAAGTCTGCAAGCGGCGGGAGTACGAACTGAAAATGTATTGGTGGATGAAAGTATCAGTTCTGGAGTCGCTGCGATCGCGGTTGATGACAATGGTGAAAACCAAATTATCATAACTCCTGGGGCAAATGGACGAGTCGATGAGACAGATGTAGAACGTCTCCAGAGTGTATTAAAGATCCTTTCTCGCCCCCCTTCCCAAAGGAAGGGAACAAATAGCCCCCCTTCCCAAGGGGGGTTGGGGGGATCTCGTCCCCCTTCCCAAGGGGAGTTAGAAAAATCTATTAGCCCCCCTTCCCAAGGGGGGTTGGGGGGATCGATCCTACTCCTCCAACTAGAAATTCCCCTCAGCGCCGTTATTACAGCCGCCCAAGTTGCAAAAGCAGCCGGAATTCAAGTCATTCTCGATCCTGCACCAGCCCAAAATTTACCAGACGAACTTTATCCCTTGATCGATATCATCACCCCAAACGAAACAGAAGCAGGGCGATTAGTTGGCTTTACTGTAGATGGACGAGAAACTGCAACCGAAGCAGCACGGGCTTTATTGCAAAAAGGTGTGGGTAACGCGATCGTCAAACTTGGTGCTAAGGGTGTCATCTGTGCGACTCAAGCAGAAACATTTTTTACTCCCGCCTTCTCCGTCACGGCTGTAGATACGGTAGCCGCAGGAGATGCCTTCAACGGTGGTTTAGCTGCGGCACTAGTAGAAGGACTACCCTTGAGACAAGCAGTAGTATGGGGTGCAGCGGCGGGCGCTTTAGCTGCAACCAAACCAGGGGCGCAGTCTGCAATGTGCGATCGCCCTACTTTGGAGGCATTAATGGCAACTGGATCGTAA
- a CDS encoding type II toxin-antitoxin system RelE/ParE family toxin produces MPEASPREIQVYATPDGKYPFIEWLESLRDSNARAKIKARLDRVETANLGDYKAVGKGVCELKIDYGSGYRVYFGQVGTTLILLLCEGDKSTQEKDIPQAIQYWTDYGNR; encoded by the coding sequence ATGCCAGAAGCCTCTCCTAGAGAAATTCAAGTTTATGCAACTCCAGATGGGAAATATCCTTTCATAGAATGGTTAGAGTCTCTACGAGACAGTAACGCTAGAGCTAAAATTAAAGCAAGGCTCGATCGCGTTGAAACTGCTAATCTTGGGGACTATAAAGCAGTTGGGAAAGGCGTGTGTGAGTTGAAAATAGATTATGGTTCTGGTTATAGAGTTTATTTTGGACAAGTAGGAACGACGTTGATTCTACTTTTATGTGAAGGAGATAAGAGTACTCAAGAAAAAGACATCCCCCAAGCTATTCAATATTGGACAGACTATGGAAACAGATAA